One Xiphophorus maculatus strain JP 163 A chromosome 10, X_maculatus-5.0-male, whole genome shotgun sequence genomic region harbors:
- the LOC102220265 gene encoding uncharacterized protein LOC102220265 isoform X1, whose amino-acid sequence MAALFGCGEAEVWRRVYKKYWDVVEATAKAKKPKLLQLDKCFKASCLIRYQEELPALILSRPDKHITLSELKMLMEWKLTFCEINQFQCGPKSSCRKLSIKNRGKFRPRLQQLAASNGEDAVQKRSRTALGLLPDVPAAVAELSGLKGVGPATASAVLAAAAPALTAFMSDEAAENVPGLQPVQYTAKHYALYLDKMAAQAAKLNRVDPQQDWTPHRLELCLWATATATKLQLPVLEDLKGGDTQTSDCDQRPTKKLKTA is encoded by the exons ATGGCCGCTCTGTTCGGCTGCGGGGAAGCGGAAGTATGGAGGAGAGTTTACAAGAAGTACTGGGACGTGGTAGAGGCGACGGCCAAAGCCAAGAAGCCGAAACTACTGCAGCTTGACAAATG ctttaaggctAGCTGTCTGATCAGGTACCAGGAGGAATTGCCGGCGCTGATTTTGAGTCGACCCGACAAACACATCACTCTGTCAGAGCTGAAGATGCTAATGGAGTGGAAGCTAACG ttctgtgaaataaaccaatttcagtGTGGCCCAAAATCCTCATGCAGAAAACTTTCCAtcaaaaat AGGGGGAAGTTCAGGCCgaggctgcagcagctggcGGCCTCCAACGGCGAGGACGCCGTCCAGAAACGCTCCAGAACGGCGCTGGGCCTCCTGCCCGACGTTCCGGCGGCCGTCGCTGAGCTCAGCGGCCTGAAAGGCGTCGGCCCCGCCACAGCCTCAG CGGTGTTGGCAGCAGCGGCTCCGGCTCTGACTGCGTTCATGTCTGATGAAGCAGCGGAGAACGTTCCTGGGCTGCAGCCCGTCCAGTACACCGCCAAGCACTACGCCCTCTACCTGGACAAAATGGCCGCCCAGGCTGCCAAACTAAACCGAG TGGATCCGCAGCAGGACTGGACGCCTCACAGGCTGGAGTTGTGTTTGTGGGCGACGGCGACGGCGACCaagctgcagcttcctgttctGGAGGATCTGAAGGGCGGCGACACGCAGACCTCAGACTGCGACCAGAGGCCAACCAAGAAACttaaaactgcttaa
- the LOC102220265 gene encoding uncharacterized protein LOC102220265 isoform X2, whose amino-acid sequence MAALFGCGEAEVWRRVYKKYWDVVEATAKAKKPKLLQLDKWYQEELPALILSRPDKHITLSELKMLMEWKLTFCEINQFQCGPKSSCRKLSIKNRGKFRPRLQQLAASNGEDAVQKRSRTALGLLPDVPAAVAELSGLKGVGPATASAVLAAAAPALTAFMSDEAAENVPGLQPVQYTAKHYALYLDKMAAQAAKLNRVDPQQDWTPHRLELCLWATATATKLQLPVLEDLKGGDTQTSDCDQRPTKKLKTA is encoded by the exons ATGGCCGCTCTGTTCGGCTGCGGGGAAGCGGAAGTATGGAGGAGAGTTTACAAGAAGTACTGGGACGTGGTAGAGGCGACGGCCAAAGCCAAGAAGCCGAAACTACTGCAGCTTGACAAATG GTACCAGGAGGAATTGCCGGCGCTGATTTTGAGTCGACCCGACAAACACATCACTCTGTCAGAGCTGAAGATGCTAATGGAGTGGAAGCTAACG ttctgtgaaataaaccaatttcagtGTGGCCCAAAATCCTCATGCAGAAAACTTTCCAtcaaaaat AGGGGGAAGTTCAGGCCgaggctgcagcagctggcGGCCTCCAACGGCGAGGACGCCGTCCAGAAACGCTCCAGAACGGCGCTGGGCCTCCTGCCCGACGTTCCGGCGGCCGTCGCTGAGCTCAGCGGCCTGAAAGGCGTCGGCCCCGCCACAGCCTCAG CGGTGTTGGCAGCAGCGGCTCCGGCTCTGACTGCGTTCATGTCTGATGAAGCAGCGGAGAACGTTCCTGGGCTGCAGCCCGTCCAGTACACCGCCAAGCACTACGCCCTCTACCTGGACAAAATGGCCGCCCAGGCTGCCAAACTAAACCGAG TGGATCCGCAGCAGGACTGGACGCCTCACAGGCTGGAGTTGTGTTTGTGGGCGACGGCGACGGCGACCaagctgcagcttcctgttctGGAGGATCTGAAGGGCGGCGACACGCAGACCTCAGACTGCGACCAGAGGCCAACCAAGAAACttaaaactgcttaa
- the LOC102220265 gene encoding uncharacterized protein LOC102220265 isoform X4 translates to MAALFGCGEAEVWRRVYKKYWDVVEATAKAKKPKLLQLDKWYQEELPALILSRPDKHITLSELKMLMEWKLTRGKFRPRLQQLAASNGEDAVQKRSRTALGLLPDVPAAVAELSGLKGVGPATASAVLAAAAPALTAFMSDEAAENVPGLQPVQYTAKHYALYLDKMAAQAAKLNRVDPQQDWTPHRLELCLWATATATKLQLPVLEDLKGGDTQTSDCDQRPTKKLKTA, encoded by the exons ATGGCCGCTCTGTTCGGCTGCGGGGAAGCGGAAGTATGGAGGAGAGTTTACAAGAAGTACTGGGACGTGGTAGAGGCGACGGCCAAAGCCAAGAAGCCGAAACTACTGCAGCTTGACAAATG GTACCAGGAGGAATTGCCGGCGCTGATTTTGAGTCGACCCGACAAACACATCACTCTGTCAGAGCTGAAGATGCTAATGGAGTGGAAGCTAACG AGGGGGAAGTTCAGGCCgaggctgcagcagctggcGGCCTCCAACGGCGAGGACGCCGTCCAGAAACGCTCCAGAACGGCGCTGGGCCTCCTGCCCGACGTTCCGGCGGCCGTCGCTGAGCTCAGCGGCCTGAAAGGCGTCGGCCCCGCCACAGCCTCAG CGGTGTTGGCAGCAGCGGCTCCGGCTCTGACTGCGTTCATGTCTGATGAAGCAGCGGAGAACGTTCCTGGGCTGCAGCCCGTCCAGTACACCGCCAAGCACTACGCCCTCTACCTGGACAAAATGGCCGCCCAGGCTGCCAAACTAAACCGAG TGGATCCGCAGCAGGACTGGACGCCTCACAGGCTGGAGTTGTGTTTGTGGGCGACGGCGACGGCGACCaagctgcagcttcctgttctGGAGGATCTGAAGGGCGGCGACACGCAGACCTCAGACTGCGACCAGAGGCCAACCAAGAAACttaaaactgcttaa
- the LOC102220265 gene encoding uncharacterized protein LOC102220265 isoform X3, with amino-acid sequence MAALFGCGEAEVWRRVYKKYWDVVEATAKAKKPKLLQLDKCFKASCLIRYQEELPALILSRPDKHITLSELKMLMEWKLTRGKFRPRLQQLAASNGEDAVQKRSRTALGLLPDVPAAVAELSGLKGVGPATASAVLAAAAPALTAFMSDEAAENVPGLQPVQYTAKHYALYLDKMAAQAAKLNRVDPQQDWTPHRLELCLWATATATKLQLPVLEDLKGGDTQTSDCDQRPTKKLKTA; translated from the exons ATGGCCGCTCTGTTCGGCTGCGGGGAAGCGGAAGTATGGAGGAGAGTTTACAAGAAGTACTGGGACGTGGTAGAGGCGACGGCCAAAGCCAAGAAGCCGAAACTACTGCAGCTTGACAAATG ctttaaggctAGCTGTCTGATCAGGTACCAGGAGGAATTGCCGGCGCTGATTTTGAGTCGACCCGACAAACACATCACTCTGTCAGAGCTGAAGATGCTAATGGAGTGGAAGCTAACG AGGGGGAAGTTCAGGCCgaggctgcagcagctggcGGCCTCCAACGGCGAGGACGCCGTCCAGAAACGCTCCAGAACGGCGCTGGGCCTCCTGCCCGACGTTCCGGCGGCCGTCGCTGAGCTCAGCGGCCTGAAAGGCGTCGGCCCCGCCACAGCCTCAG CGGTGTTGGCAGCAGCGGCTCCGGCTCTGACTGCGTTCATGTCTGATGAAGCAGCGGAGAACGTTCCTGGGCTGCAGCCCGTCCAGTACACCGCCAAGCACTACGCCCTCTACCTGGACAAAATGGCCGCCCAGGCTGCCAAACTAAACCGAG TGGATCCGCAGCAGGACTGGACGCCTCACAGGCTGGAGTTGTGTTTGTGGGCGACGGCGACGGCGACCaagctgcagcttcctgttctGGAGGATCTGAAGGGCGGCGACACGCAGACCTCAGACTGCGACCAGAGGCCAACCAAGAAACttaaaactgcttaa